The DNA sequence GGCGGAGTAGTGGTGGTGGGCGTTGGCTGCCACTGCTTTGATCCCGGTCTTGCTCGTTGCCCTCGGGCTCGTCTTTGGCCTCTTGCTGGTACATCTCCTCCACCATTGGCTTCCATAACCGGACCCTCGCGTTAATGAACCAGTTCGACACCTGCAAAGGGCCGAGCCTCGTTAAAACCTCTATCCTGAGAATAGGATGCAATAATGCACATAACACTATATATAGTTGcatttaattagtagtagtattatggagtattttttatgtacAATCAATTATAATGAATCATAGTACAGACAGAATCtagataaaaatttcaataatgatCCACGACTAGGAATTAAATGTTTGTTATTATTACGCAGCCAGCTACATCCTCTATATTCATTCAGCTGTGGAAAAGACAAATTGAACTAGACTTATTAAATACCTAAATTCTTAAATAAGTAACACTAGCTAGCCACTTGAAAATTTGCAACTTGTTGCTATTctacataaaatatgatactACAAAATCATCCTCTTGTCCTCTTCAAATCAATTACTCCCTATATACATGCATTGTTAGTCCAAAATTACTATTTCATGACATGAAATGAAGATACTAAATTACTAATCCACCCAACATTTCTAGGGTTTATGGAACTAAAACTGCAAAAATCACTTAAATCaaacatatattttgtatgaGAATCTATTTCCATATAACATTGATGATCTGGGATGattgttttgcatttttatgtttgtgattaagtggaagaagaaaaggctAGATAACATCTTGCCTTAAATCCTGAGTACAGTTCTGATGAGCATGAAAGGTTGAAAGACAATAAATGTTTTCAAcgtaagagagagagtgaaagCTGCAAACTTTCATGTCTCACTCATCTGTACCATGACACTGCACTTACTATTGGCAGCGGTTTTTTTCTCTGAATCAGAATTTATGTCTTTGGGGAAAAGCATCCAAAGAAAAACACTAAAAGgtgccaaaaaaaataaccTTGGCTTTTCTTCCTCTATTTACTATACTAGTTcccacattttttttactgggaaataaaaattttaaaaaatatgaagagaattatttaaaaaatgaagacgAGGAAATACCTGGTTTCTTGATAGACCAGTCTGTCGGGCCAACAGATGCTTATCTGCATCGCTTGGGTACCTGAGATAGAGACCAAAAAGAAAACGACATTAGATTCCATCTTCTTACCTAAATCAGATAAAGAGACTCCCAACCTTTATGCATTGTGTTACtcttatattcaaaattataatttttatttttagtgaaaAATTTGTGTATGGGGCGTTGCGAtctaagagagagagagagagtatacAACAGTTGCAGCAATGATGCAGAAGGAGCAGATGAGTAAAGCGGACTGCTGCGCTCTCTGCTTTCCTTTTCACTGTACATCCCTATCGTTTTTTGTCTTACGCttaactattattttttattaattgtactACCTTCTTTCTAGCTCTATAATCCAGATGTAAATCTAgtgatattttagtgtaagtttgcatgaataaattatgttgATGAAAGGGAATGGAGAGAGGGGGCTTTATCAGCTTTTTTGGAGGCAAAGGatagaaaaagagaataatggagttaaaaatataaaaaggaaaagttgCAACAGTAGTGGAGTAATATAGTGTTATCATAGAATTCTGTAATAAtgatttctttgttgattGATTACTAACCTAGCTAGTTACTTCTTCTTTCTTGATCCaataataaagagagaaagaaagaaagagagacgTACGGGTGCAGAAAATGTTCGAAAAGCCACGCCCTCAAAATGTTGACCGATCGCTCGGGAGGCCCTTGCGGCCTCCACGCTTCCTGCTCCATGATTCCCATCTGGTGAAACGCCCTTTGCTGCCGGAGGCTCGGTCGAGCATTCGGAGCCGGGGCGTTTCGCCTTGTGACGCCGGACGCCGGCGTCCTTCTCTCCCAGAAGCTCGCAGCTGTGCTTGAGCTGCGCGGCGATGGCGTCTTTGAGGCAGCGGAAGTGGCGGGACATGGCCTTCTGTGCGAGGGAGGTGTACGGCACGGCCGCGCCGAACCCCATCACCATGTCGAATGAGTTCACCACCATCTGCATCTGCTCGCAATAGTGGTTGTATCTCCGGTCCACCTGcataatcataatataaatgaatgaCTTCACATTtactatagtagtattatatagtagaaaaaagaaagcaaaacAACTCACTTGTCAAGTCAACTACTAtacatattactattaaaatgaaatttgattttggaagCATTAAATTTGGTGTGATGGTTCACTTTCACCTTCCAAAACAAATGGGGGGAGGACGactagtttttcatttttggttttgggatCAATTTTGAATGAGAGGGGAGGAGGAGAGTGGTTAGCCACactaaatgaaatgaaaatccGTTTGCCCTAATCACACGCCACTAATTATCTTAATAGTGAGTGGGGTATGCTATTGTAggtacaattaaaaaattattttattttaattaaaattaattaaacaaccGCCTGCCGGCAATAAAAATTATAGCGGAAACTTGCCGAGATTTTCACGACTAAATTAGCAGCCACGATTgagttaatttaattagagagagaagacaATACCTCGTCAAGCATCGATAGCAGTTTGACCTTTCTTTTTGATGCTCAAGCCTATCAGCAGCGGAAAAGGGGAGGATTACCCttggatgaagaagaagagtttCCGAAATTTGGGGGTTGGAATTAGGTTTCCCAATTCCATCGTTGCTATTATTATTCTGCCGCCGGGCTTGCTTTTCTTAAAATGGCCTCCCCCAACGCTGCAGAACCCTCCAGCAGCTCCTGCGCCCCTTAGGTATTTAGAGCTGCGGAGCATATTCACCGCGCCGTGGGGGGTCCCCCCGAGGTTCTTCAATTGGTCTG is a window from the Salvia hispanica cultivar TCC Black 2014 chromosome 1, UniMelb_Shisp_WGS_1.0, whole genome shotgun sequence genome containing:
- the LOC125201868 gene encoding LOW QUALITY PROTEIN: BEL1-like homeodomain protein 4 (The sequence of the model RefSeq protein was modified relative to this genomic sequence to represent the inferred CDS: inserted 2 bases in 2 codons); the protein is MLDEVDRRYNHYCEQMQMVVNSFDMVMGFGAAVPYTSLAQKAMSRHFRCLKDAIAAQLKHSCELLGEKDAXRPASQGETPRLRMLDXSLRQQRAFHQMGIMEQEAWRPQGPPERSVNILRAWLFEHFLHPYPSDADKHLLARQTGLSRNQVSNWFINARVRLWKPMVEEMYQQEAKDEPEGNEQDRDQSSGSQRPPPLLRHPSALHRKTTLHSLQSIGSATRITTAHPLTSAAADDCRDMQVAGVLIISDPRSYGLGRTRETFRSR